In Gimesia panareensis, the genomic window GTCAGCAAAGCGGTCCCAGTATTCGTCGGGTACCTGCATCGGAGAGTGCGGCGTGCAATAGGGCAGGTAGGTGAAGAATGGTTTGTCCTGCTGAACCTGCTGTTTGATGAAGGTAATGGCTTTGCTGGTCAGGTCGTTGGTAATGTAACCCTTGCCTTTCACAAACGTACCGTTATGATCCAGCATCGGGCTGAAGTAGTGCCCCCAGTGTCCCGAAGTGAAACCATAATATTCATCGAAGCCCTTTGCGTTGGGATGGTTGGGATACTGGGTGCCGTTATGCCACTTCCCAAAGGCCCCCGTTGCGTAGCCGGCTGCTTTGAAGGCCTGGGCGATGGTGTATTCATCAGAATTGAAGCGTTCTTCTCCTTTGGAAACGCCGGTGGTACCTGTCCGTGCGTGGTAGCGTCCAGTCAGAAAGGCGGCTCGCGTTGGAGCACAGACGGCGCCCACATAAAAGCGGTTAAACCGTACTCCCTGTTTTACAAGTGCATCGATATTCGGGGTGTGGAGGTTGGTGTTGCCGTTATGGCTCACATCGCCCCAGCCCTGGTCATCTGCCAGGAAGACGACAATGTTGGGATGATGATTCTCTTTCGCAAAAAGGTTACCGGTCAGAATGCAGACCAGCAGACCTAAAGTTAGTAATTGTTTCATGATGACTGCTCTTGAATAGGGAACGCTGAATCAAGTGTAAGTATGTATGAAAGCAGAAAACCAGAAGGGGTTCAGGGGTCCTGCTGAAAGATTCCATAATATCGGATCGGCATACTGAATTCACGTATGAGGCGCCTGAAAACCGTGATCTCTCTTTTTCAAAACAAGGTTTTTTAATTGCTTTCCAGAAACCGATTGTGCAATGATGAGGATGCACAGGTAACGCTCAAACTGACCTGGAGACTGACTTCGCGGGGCAAAACAGACCAGCTTTGTTCCGTCGTCTTTCTGAAACAGTGCAGGTAATCAATTGATGGATTCAGCTGCAGAGAATATTCCGCCAGGAGAAGTGAAGCCAACGCGCGTGCGATTTCTGGTCCTGGCAGGACTGAGCAGTGGCTTCCTGCTGGCCTATCTGCCGCGTGCTGGTCTGGCGCCGCTCGCCACCACGATCCAGACGGACCTGACGTTCGATGATCTGCAAATGGGACGCGTGCTGGCAGCGTTTTATGCCGGCTATTTCCTGTTTCAGATTCCGGGTGGTATCCTGGGTCAGAAACTGGGCAATCGCCTGGCACTCCCGTTGTTACAATTGATGTCAGCGATCGCCAATTTGCTGACGGCGGTTGCCCATTCGTTTGGCCTGATCTGGTTTTCCCGCCTGCTGCTCGGACTGGCACAGGCCGGCATGGTTCCCTGTGCGGCACAGGTTATTAAAAACTGGATTCCCGAAGCAAAACGGGGGACTGCAAGTTCGCTGATGGGCAGTTTCATGTCAGTAGGCAGCATCATTGCCACCGGTCTCACCGCTTCGCTGGTCGGTCCCCTGGGCTGGCGCATCCCGCTGGTGCTGTTCAGCCTGTTTTCAGTCTGCTGGATGCTGCTTTTCTTTCTGATGTTCCGAGATCGTCCTGCAGAGCATCTAGGAACAAACGACGCTGAAGTGAAGTTGATTTTATCGTCAGACAATTCTAATGGAGCAGACAGCCAGGAGAAAAAGTCAATTCCAGTACGTCAACTGTTAGTCAAAATGGTTTCAAACGGAAATCTCTGGCTGTTTTGTCTGCAGTGTGTCTTCCGGTCATTTGGATACGCCTTTTTTATCACCTGGTTTCCCGCTTATCTGCAGCAGTCCAGTGATGCTTCCGTGCAGAAAGCAGGTTTGTTAGCGATGCTGCCGTTGATGGCGATTGTGCTCGGCACTCTGGCGGGCGGCAGGCTCATCGACCTCATCTATCAGCGAACCGGCAGCAAATATTTCAGTCGCTCTCTGCTCAGTGCCGGTTCTACCATGATCTGCGCGGTTTGCATTCTGTTGGCCAGTCAGGT contains:
- a CDS encoding MFS transporter — translated: MDSAAENIPPGEVKPTRVRFLVLAGLSSGFLLAYLPRAGLAPLATTIQTDLTFDDLQMGRVLAAFYAGYFLFQIPGGILGQKLGNRLALPLLQLMSAIANLLTAVAHSFGLIWFSRLLLGLAQAGMVPCAAQVIKNWIPEAKRGTASSLMGSFMSVGSIIATGLTASLVGPLGWRIPLVLFSLFSVCWMLLFFLMFRDRPAEHLGTNDAEVKLILSSDNSNGADSQEKKSIPVRQLLVKMVSNGNLWLFCLQCVFRSFGYAFFITWFPAYLQQSSDASVQKAGLLAMLPLMAIVLGTLAGGRLIDLIYQRTGSKYFSRSLLSAGSTMICAVCILLASQVPANSAVYLISCGTFLSGMGNPAIWVTSMDLGGRHTSVIIAIVNMAGVIGGYLSPIVVGALFTYIKGMPTPDWNLVLYLFAAIYLGATLSWALINPRHTITDDESQPDR